In one Kitasatospora cineracea genomic region, the following are encoded:
- a CDS encoding AI-2E family transporter — translation MTGRRGGWERSAGRAGRLLLVAAAGYAGYLVVSRLILPVVAVFVALVLTAVLRPPVDLLARRMPRALAVLLTVLGALVLIAGLGVLVVVVVRAQAGQLGGQVRGGVDRLEHWLEGPPLHARSGTLTDLRQRLGELLNTHRQAVLSTALTSAGWVVEAAAGAALAVFCAVFLTHSGERMWGWATGLLPARSTVLWRRAGHAAWRAFAGYTRGLFLVAGTNAVLVGVALAVLGVPLAVPLAGLEFLAALIPLVGSPIALAVASLVALATRGPVTALLVLALIVLIGQLEGHVLHPLVMGWAVRLHPVAVALAVAVGGTLGGIVGAAVAVPVLSVGWAVFRELHGPRAGEGGGGGGGGRGGGEGRGGGKGRRAGR, via the coding sequence TGCTGGTGGCCGCGGCCGGGTACGCGGGCTACCTGGTGGTGAGCCGGCTGATCCTGCCGGTGGTGGCGGTGTTCGTCGCGCTGGTGCTCACGGCCGTGCTGCGGCCGCCCGTCGACCTGCTGGCCCGTCGGATGCCGCGCGCGCTGGCGGTGCTGCTGACGGTGCTGGGCGCGCTGGTACTGATCGCCGGGCTGGGGGTGCTGGTCGTGGTGGTGGTCCGGGCGCAGGCGGGGCAGCTCGGCGGGCAGGTGCGCGGCGGGGTCGACCGGCTGGAGCACTGGCTGGAGGGGCCGCCGCTGCACGCCCGGTCCGGGACGCTGACGGATCTCCGGCAGCGGCTGGGCGAACTGCTCAACACCCACCGGCAGGCCGTCCTGTCCACCGCCCTGACCAGCGCCGGGTGGGTGGTGGAGGCGGCGGCCGGGGCGGCGCTCGCGGTCTTCTGCGCCGTCTTCCTGACCCACTCGGGGGAGCGGATGTGGGGCTGGGCGACCGGTCTGCTGCCCGCCCGGAGCACGGTGCTCTGGCGCCGGGCCGGGCACGCCGCGTGGCGGGCCTTCGCCGGGTACACCCGGGGGCTGTTCCTGGTCGCGGGCACCAACGCGGTCCTGGTCGGGGTGGCGCTGGCGGTCCTCGGCGTGCCGCTGGCGGTGCCGCTGGCGGGCCTGGAGTTCCTGGCGGCGCTGATCCCGCTGGTCGGTTCGCCGATCGCGCTGGCCGTCGCCTCGCTGGTCGCCCTCGCCACCCGCGGGCCGGTCACCGCCCTGCTGGTACTGGCCCTGATCGTGCTGATCGGGCAGCTGGAGGGGCACGTCCTGCACCCGCTGGTGATGGGCTGGGCGGTCCGGCTGCACCCCGTCGCGGTCGCCCTGGCGGTGGCCGTCGGCGGCACCCTCGGCGGGATCGTCGGCGCGGCCGTCGCGGTGCCGGTGCTGTCGGTGGGCTGGGCGGTGTTCCGCGAGCTGCACGGGCCGCGCGCGGGAGAGGGCGGAGGCGGGGGAGGGGGCGGGCGTGGGGGAGGAGAGGGACGCGGGGGAGGGAAGGGACGGAGAGCGGGCCGATGA